From the genome of Xiphophorus hellerii strain 12219 chromosome 11, Xiphophorus_hellerii-4.1, whole genome shotgun sequence, one region includes:
- the LOC116728315 gene encoding E3 ubiquitin-protein ligase TTC3-like isoform X2 — translation MSDSDSDSDWGFHRNRKFLKSHGDIKINLSERVFSQWGSIPLQTKKEGTQRMRVCVFWFPTLLQPDISKTFTWAAEVGLINEETSEMLDVENLRRIQVVEMILLHLEVASLDRDSSRHVFIFCNMLHQHCSPEILEEAVRWLETLGDGFRREQLLCLGGFPNCYTTFGFIFSEYAKFMREMSNNLDATMRALKAPPDESSAMESEAMKILGNEKFQAQQYAEALKFYTNAIKCYPDNHILYGNRALCYIKQKEYLKAAGDGKRAVLIDPLWAKGHYRYCEALFCLGAMDLALEANSTARWLCRENPEGLRDLDQQFLKFRPEPPPGTDPTPFYQLGAELPQRPHSFKVGLVKKIPQPTKTGGKNNLTRSLAAKVSESRLFCFYSLRFHFRF, via the exons ATGTCGGATTCAGACTCGGACAGCGATTGGGGTTTCCACCGCAACAGGAAGTTTCTG AAATCTCACGGGGACATCAAAATAAACCTTTCAG agAGAGTGTTCAGCCAGTGGGGCTCCATCCCCCTACAGACCAAGAAGGAAGGCACTCAGCGGATGAGAGTTTGCGTCTTCTGGTTTCCCACGCTGCTGCAGCCAGACATCTCCAAGACCTTCACTTGGGCCGCAGAAGTTGGCTTAATCAACGAAGA GACAAGTGAAATGCTGGATGTGGAGAACCTCCGCAGGATTCAGGTGGTTGAAATGATTCTGCTGCACCTGGAAGTGGCAAGT TTGGACAGGGATTCCTCCAGACacgttttcattttttgcaacATGTTGCATCAG CACTGCTCTCCAGAGATCCTGGAGGAAGCGGTGCGCTGGCTGGAGACGCTGGGCGATGGGTTCAGACGGGAGCAGCTGCTCTGCCTGGGAGGATTCCCCAACTGCTACACAACATTCGGCTTCATCTTCTCAGAGT atgCCAAGTTTATGCGGGAGATGAGCAACAACCTGGACGCTACGATGAGGGCCCTGAAGGCACCGCCTGATGAGTCGTCTGCAATG GAAAGTGAAGCGATGAAGATCCTTGGGAACGAGAAGTTTCAGGCCCAGCAGTACGCAGAAGCTCTGAAGTTTTACACCAACGCCATCAAATGCTA TCCTGATAATCACATCCTGTATGGGAACAGAGCGCTGTGCTACATCAAGCAGAAGGAATATCT AAAAGCAGCAGGAGATGGAAAACGTGCCGTTCTGATCGACCCGCTCTGGGCGAAG GGCCACTATCGGTACTGCGAGGCGCTGTTCTGTCTTGGGGCCATGGACCTGGCGTTGGAGGCCAACAGCACCGCCCGGTGGCTGTGCAGAGAAAACCCGGAGGGACTCAGAGATCTGGACCAGCAGTTCCTGAAGTTCAGGCCGGAGCCGCCGCCTGGTACCGATCCAACTCCTTTCTATCAGCTGGGAG CTGAGCTGCCGCAGAGGCCTCACAG ctttaaggttgGGCTGGTGAAGAAAATCCCTCAGCCGACAAAAACAGGCGGTAAAAACAATCTGACCAGGAGTTTAGCTGCGAAGGTGAGTGAGTCacgtttgttttgcttttacagCCTCAGGTTTCATTTTAGGTTTTAG
- the LOC116728316 gene encoding uncharacterized protein LOC116728316 isoform X1: MILTAPSPCLPSAATVQQLFSVARDADIVPDISLDPVLTTFLSLDSAAALQHRYGFLQRGMSGEQQAAFHLNLTAQLSGCRVANGGVGVVALALSLLFDQVAQHVRQIHVHAAASPQGSEVPRVFGVSASSRIGSMIHGYLHLVPAVANDEEKMAEAAELYDSWLNLELIDHYERMTTKKRMSTEAMRQWLAGAAFHLHLRIHQVRLHSVPSGSIESLRLSYKTGLDHLIRGYFAYLRKNILETEAGGTLEPKRSSVENSNASSMGNVTAHPADAKANSTAGDQRSCGQLVGRNASAAPCFSQPGLLVIEPQKEVSHSVRHRPCESAAIQEALVTRIMKAQDLERNRNFFLYPEKVLRGLLRQRQHFELRANRTERNGPSGSQPQSENNKLQIMEA, encoded by the exons ATGATCCTGACGGCTCCGTCTCCGTGCCTTCCTTCTGCCGCCACCGTCCAGCAGCTGTTCTCTGTGGCCCGAGACGCCGACATCGTCCCGGATATCTCCCTGGATCCGGTGCTCACCACCTTCCTGTCCCTGGACTCTGCCGCCGCCCTGCAGCATCGGTACGGCTTCCTGCAGCGCGGCATGAGCGGCGAGCAGCAGGCGGCCTTCCACCTGAATCTCACCGCACAGCTGAGCGGCTGCAGGGTGGCGAACGGAGGCGTAGGGGTCGTCGCCTTGGCCCTGTCCCTGCTGTTTGACCAGGTGGCCCAACATGTACGTCAAATACAC GTCCACGCTGCAGCTTCGCCGCAGGGATCCGAAGTTCCGAGGGTGTTCGGCGTCAGCGCCTCGTCCAGAATCGGATCGATGATCCACGGCTACCTGCACCTCGTCCCCGCCGTCGCCAACGACGAGGAGAAGATGGCGGAGGCCGCCGAGCTGTACGACTCCTGGCTCAACCTGGAGCTGATCGACCATTATGAGAGGATGACCACCAAGAAGAGGATGAGCACAGAGGCCATGCGGCAGTGGCTGGCTGGCGCCGCGTTTCACCTGCACCTGAGGATCCACCAG GTCCGCCTTCACTCTGTGCCGTCTGGGTCCATCGAGTCTCTGCGTCTGTCCTATAAGACGGGGTTAGATCACCTCATTAGAGGCTACTTCGCCTATTtacgtaaaaacattttggagaCTGAAGCTGGAGGAACATTGGAGCCAAAACGCAGCAGCGTGGAAAACAGCAACGCCTCCAGCATGGGGAATGTGACGGCTCACCCAGCTGATGCCAAAGCCAACTCGACGGCAGGCGACCAGAGGAGCTGCGGGCAGCTTGTGGGAAGAAATGCTTCAGCAGCGCCGTGTTTCAGCCAACCGGGTCTGCTGGTCATCGAGCCGCAGAAGGAAGTCAGTCACAGCGTCCGGCATCGGCCCTGTGAGTCCGCGGCCATCCAGGAGGCCCTGGTGACGCGCATCATGAAGGCGCAGGACCTGGAGCGCAACAGGAACTTCTTCCTGTATCCGGAGAAAGTTCTGCGAGGCCTgctgaggcagaggcagcacTTTGAGCTGCGAGCGAACCGGACCGAGAGAAACGGCCCGTCCGGGTCGCAGCCGCAGAGcgaaaacaacaaactgcaaattATGGAAGCTTAA
- the LOC116728315 gene encoding E3 ubiquitin-protein ligase TTC3-like isoform X3, whose amino-acid sequence MPDLSKMSDSDSDSDWGFHRNRKFLKSHGDIKINLSERVFSQWGSIPLQTKKEGTQRMRVCVFWFPTLLQPDISKTFTWAAEVGLINEETSEMLDVENLRRIQVVEMILLHLEVASLDRDSSRHVFIFCNMLHQHCSPEILEEAVRWLETLGDGFRREQLLCLGGFPNCYTTFGFIFSEYAKFMREMSNNLDATMRALKAPPDESSAMESEAMKILGNEKFQAQQYAEALKFYTNAIKCYPDNHILYGNRALCYIKQKEYLKAAGDGKRAVLIDPLWAKGHYRYCEALFCLGAMDLALEANSTARWLCRENPEGLRDLDQQFLKFRPEPPPAELPQRPHSFKVGLVKKIPQPTKTGGKNNLTRSLAAKVSESRLFCFYSLRFHFRF is encoded by the exons ATGCCAG ACTTGAGCAAAATGTCGGATTCAGACTCGGACAGCGATTGGGGTTTCCACCGCAACAGGAAGTTTCTG AAATCTCACGGGGACATCAAAATAAACCTTTCAG agAGAGTGTTCAGCCAGTGGGGCTCCATCCCCCTACAGACCAAGAAGGAAGGCACTCAGCGGATGAGAGTTTGCGTCTTCTGGTTTCCCACGCTGCTGCAGCCAGACATCTCCAAGACCTTCACTTGGGCCGCAGAAGTTGGCTTAATCAACGAAGA GACAAGTGAAATGCTGGATGTGGAGAACCTCCGCAGGATTCAGGTGGTTGAAATGATTCTGCTGCACCTGGAAGTGGCAAGT TTGGACAGGGATTCCTCCAGACacgttttcattttttgcaacATGTTGCATCAG CACTGCTCTCCAGAGATCCTGGAGGAAGCGGTGCGCTGGCTGGAGACGCTGGGCGATGGGTTCAGACGGGAGCAGCTGCTCTGCCTGGGAGGATTCCCCAACTGCTACACAACATTCGGCTTCATCTTCTCAGAGT atgCCAAGTTTATGCGGGAGATGAGCAACAACCTGGACGCTACGATGAGGGCCCTGAAGGCACCGCCTGATGAGTCGTCTGCAATG GAAAGTGAAGCGATGAAGATCCTTGGGAACGAGAAGTTTCAGGCCCAGCAGTACGCAGAAGCTCTGAAGTTTTACACCAACGCCATCAAATGCTA TCCTGATAATCACATCCTGTATGGGAACAGAGCGCTGTGCTACATCAAGCAGAAGGAATATCT AAAAGCAGCAGGAGATGGAAAACGTGCCGTTCTGATCGACCCGCTCTGGGCGAAG GGCCACTATCGGTACTGCGAGGCGCTGTTCTGTCTTGGGGCCATGGACCTGGCGTTGGAGGCCAACAGCACCGCCCGGTGGCTGTGCAGAGAAAACCCGGAGGGACTCAGAGATCTGGACCAGCAGTTCCTGAAGTTCAGGCCGGAGCCGCCGCCTG CTGAGCTGCCGCAGAGGCCTCACAG ctttaaggttgGGCTGGTGAAGAAAATCCCTCAGCCGACAAAAACAGGCGGTAAAAACAATCTGACCAGGAGTTTAGCTGCGAAGGTGAGTGAGTCacgtttgttttgcttttacagCCTCAGGTTTCATTTTAGGTTTTAG
- the LOC116728316 gene encoding uncharacterized protein LOC116728316 isoform X2, translating into MILTAPSPCLPSAATVQQLFSVARDADIVPDISLDPVLTTFLSLDSAAALQHRYGFLQRGMSGEQQAAFHLNLTAQLSGCRVANGGVGVVALALSLLFDQVAQHVHAAASPQGSEVPRVFGVSASSRIGSMIHGYLHLVPAVANDEEKMAEAAELYDSWLNLELIDHYERMTTKKRMSTEAMRQWLAGAAFHLHLRIHQVRLHSVPSGSIESLRLSYKTGLDHLIRGYFAYLRKNILETEAGGTLEPKRSSVENSNASSMGNVTAHPADAKANSTAGDQRSCGQLVGRNASAAPCFSQPGLLVIEPQKEVSHSVRHRPCESAAIQEALVTRIMKAQDLERNRNFFLYPEKVLRGLLRQRQHFELRANRTERNGPSGSQPQSENNKLQIMEA; encoded by the exons ATGATCCTGACGGCTCCGTCTCCGTGCCTTCCTTCTGCCGCCACCGTCCAGCAGCTGTTCTCTGTGGCCCGAGACGCCGACATCGTCCCGGATATCTCCCTGGATCCGGTGCTCACCACCTTCCTGTCCCTGGACTCTGCCGCCGCCCTGCAGCATCGGTACGGCTTCCTGCAGCGCGGCATGAGCGGCGAGCAGCAGGCGGCCTTCCACCTGAATCTCACCGCACAGCTGAGCGGCTGCAGGGTGGCGAACGGAGGCGTAGGGGTCGTCGCCTTGGCCCTGTCCCTGCTGTTTGACCAGGTGGCCCAACAT GTCCACGCTGCAGCTTCGCCGCAGGGATCCGAAGTTCCGAGGGTGTTCGGCGTCAGCGCCTCGTCCAGAATCGGATCGATGATCCACGGCTACCTGCACCTCGTCCCCGCCGTCGCCAACGACGAGGAGAAGATGGCGGAGGCCGCCGAGCTGTACGACTCCTGGCTCAACCTGGAGCTGATCGACCATTATGAGAGGATGACCACCAAGAAGAGGATGAGCACAGAGGCCATGCGGCAGTGGCTGGCTGGCGCCGCGTTTCACCTGCACCTGAGGATCCACCAG GTCCGCCTTCACTCTGTGCCGTCTGGGTCCATCGAGTCTCTGCGTCTGTCCTATAAGACGGGGTTAGATCACCTCATTAGAGGCTACTTCGCCTATTtacgtaaaaacattttggagaCTGAAGCTGGAGGAACATTGGAGCCAAAACGCAGCAGCGTGGAAAACAGCAACGCCTCCAGCATGGGGAATGTGACGGCTCACCCAGCTGATGCCAAAGCCAACTCGACGGCAGGCGACCAGAGGAGCTGCGGGCAGCTTGTGGGAAGAAATGCTTCAGCAGCGCCGTGTTTCAGCCAACCGGGTCTGCTGGTCATCGAGCCGCAGAAGGAAGTCAGTCACAGCGTCCGGCATCGGCCCTGTGAGTCCGCGGCCATCCAGGAGGCCCTGGTGACGCGCATCATGAAGGCGCAGGACCTGGAGCGCAACAGGAACTTCTTCCTGTATCCGGAGAAAGTTCTGCGAGGCCTgctgaggcagaggcagcacTTTGAGCTGCGAGCGAACCGGACCGAGAGAAACGGCCCGTCCGGGTCGCAGCCGCAGAGcgaaaacaacaaactgcaaattATGGAAGCTTAA
- the LOC116728314 gene encoding G protein-activated inward rectifier potassium channel 2-like, translated as MEQDVESPAAVRKPKLPKQAREDLPKQLAEIDRAKKIQRYVQKDGKCNVHHGNVRETYRYLTDIFTTLVDLKWRFNLFIFVLVYTVTWLFFGLMWWLIAYLRGDLDHITDGQWTPCVNNLNGFVSAFLFSIETETTIGYGYRVITDKCPEGIVLLLVQSVLGSIVNAFMVGCMFVKISQPKKRAETLVFSTNAVISMRDGRLCLMFRVGDLRNSHIVEASIRAKLIKSKQTKEGEFIPLNQTDINVGYNTGDDRLFLVSPLIICHEINQHSPFWEISQAHLAKEELEIVVILEGMVEATGMTCQARSSYVSSEIKWGYRFMPVLTLEDGFYEVDYNSFHEIYETNTPACSAKELADTAARARLPLTWSLASKLSQQGLAESEQDSEAGPESQEKVAERNGEIANLESESKV; from the exons ATGGAGCAGGATGTGGAGAGTCCGGCCGCCGTCAGGAAACCCAAACTGCCCAAGCAGGCCCGGGAGGACTTGCCCAAGCAGCTGGCAGAGATAGACAGAGCAAAGAAGATCCAGCGCTACGTCCAGAAAGACGGGAAGTGCAACGTCCACCACGGGAATGTCCGCGAGACCTACCGCTACCTGACAGACATTTTCACCACGCTGGTGGACCTGAAGTGGCGGTTCAACCTGTTCATCTTCGTGCTGGTGTACACGGTGACATGGCTGTTCTTCGGCCTGATGTGGTGGCTCATCGCTTACCTCCGCGGCGACCTGGACCATATAACTGATGGTCAGTGGACTCCGTGCGTCAACAACCTCAACGGCTTCGTATCGGCCTTCCTGTTCTCCATAGAGACGGAGACCACCATCGGCTATGGATACAGAGTTATCACGGACAAATGCCCCGAGGGAATCGTTCTGCTTCTGGTCCAGTCAGTGCTGGGATCCATCGTCAACGCCTTCATGGTGGGCTGCATGTTTGTTAAGATCTCGCAGCCCAAGAAGCGAGCGGAGACTCTTGTGTTTTCCACCAACGCCGTCATCTCCATGAGAGACGGACGGCTGTGCCTGATGTTCAGAGTCGGAGACCTCCGAAACTCGCACATCGTAGAGGCTTCGATCAGAGCCAAGCTCATCAAGTCCAAGCAGACCAAGGAGGGGGAGTTCATTCCTCTCAACCAGACGGACATTAACGTAGGCTACAACACCGGAGACGACCGGCTGTTCCTGGTGTCACCGCTGATCATCTGCCACGAGATAAACCAGCACAGTCCCTTCTGGGAGATCTCCCAGGCTCACCTGGCCAAGGAAGAGCTGGAGATCGTTGTGATCCTGGAGGGAATGGTGGAGGCCACAG GGATGACGTGTCAGGCCAGGAGTTCCTACGTCAGCAGCGAGATCAAGTGGGGTTACCGCTTCATGCCCGTCCTGACGCTGGAGGACGGCTTCTACGAGGTCGACTACAACAGCTTCCACGAGATCTACGAGACCAACACACCCGCCTGCAGCGCCAAAGAGCTGGCCGACACGGCCGCCCGCGCCCGGCTGCCCCTCACCTGGTCGCTGGCCAGCAAGCTGAGTCAGCAGGGGCTGGCCGAGTCGGAGCAGGACAGCGAGGCCGGCCCGGAGAGCCAGGAAAAGGTCGCCGAGAGGAACGGGGAGATAGCCAACCTGGAGAGCGAGTCCAAAGTGTAG
- the rabgef1 gene encoding rab5 GDP/GTP exchange factor produces the protein MSQRTERRGIHVDQSDLLCKKGCGYYGNAAWQGLCSKCWREEYQRVRQKQIQDDWALAEKLQREEEEAYASSHVAHGAAAPGHAAPGHAALTPFSKFEEKKTNEKTRKVTTVKKFFSPSSRTATKKEPPEGKSASPSISRRASFDSDQVSKDFVEFLKNLHKPGREIHKQCRAFLVSMSSKKDLGADELSECVQDFYQSLADRLMSHFKGSSESVDQVMDQVEKYIMTRLYKSVFCPETTDDEKKDLATQDRIRALHWVTVQMLCVSVEEETAEVSENVVRAITDIIEMDSKRVPRDKLACITRCSKHIFSAIRITKNEPASADDFLPALIYIVLKANPPRLQSNIQYITRFCNPSRLMTGEDGYYFTNLCCAVAFIEKLDAQSLNLSQDEFERHMLGHASPRRSGSEDGRPDGGPGVSGAAGPVLARLSHNLQMLSGLSARQEAVTAAALGLRADLLTWTDGVRRDVRHILDRYPLDTKASKASAIDANNVDGENLPAPIKPRMFVG, from the exons ATGAGTCAGCGGACGGAGCGGCGGGGCATCCACGTCGACCAGTCGGACCTGCTGTGCAAAAAAGGATGCGGTTACTATGGCAACGCTGCATGGCAGGGCCTGTGCTCCAAGTGCTGGCGGGAAGAGTACCAGCGGGTCCGGCAGAAGCAGATCCAGGACGACTGGGCCTTGGCGGAAAA GTtacagagagaggaggaggaggcgtaCGCCAGCAGCCACGTGGCGCACGGCGCGGCCGCACCGGGTCACGCCGCACCGGGTCACGCCGCTCTCACCCCGTTCTCAAAGTTTGAGGAGAAGAAAACCAACGAGAAAACTCGCAAAGTGACAACGGTGAAGAAGTTCTTCAGCCCTTCGTCTCGAACTGCCACTAAGAAAG AGCCTCCGGAGGGAAAGTCGGCGTCTCCGTCCATCAGCCGCCGCGCCAGCTTCGACTCCGACCAGGTGTCCAAAGACTTCGTGGAGTTCTTGAAGAACCTTCACAAACCCGGCAGAGAGATCCACAAGCAGTGCCGGGCCTTCCTGGTCAGCATGTCCAGCAAGAAG GACCTGGGAGCAGACGAGCTGTCGGAGTGCGTTCAGGATTTCTACCAGAGTTTGGCCGACCGCCTCATGAGCCATTTTAAAG GGTCGTCAGAGTCGGTGGATCAGGTGATGGACCAGGTGGAGAAATACATCATGACCCGCCTGTACAAGAGCGTCTTCTGCCCAGAAACCACGGACGATGAGAAGAAGGACCTGGCAACCCAGGACCGGATCAG GGCGCTGCACTGGGTCACCGTCCAGATGCTGTGTGTGTCCGTGGAGGAAGAAACGGCCGAAGTGTCAGAGAACGTGGTCAGAGCCATAACAG ACATCATCGAGATGGACTCGAAGCGCGTTCCGCGGGACAAGCTGGCCTGCATcactcgctgcagcaaacacatCTTCAGCGCCATCAGGATCACCAAGAATGAGCCGGCGTCCGCCGACGACTTCCTGCCGGCGCTCATCTACATCGTGCTGAAGGCCAACCCGCCGCGGCTGCAGTCCAACATCCAGTACATCACCCGCTTCTGCAACCCAAGCCGGCTGATGACCGGAGAGGACGGATACTACTTCACCAACCTG TGCTGCGCCGTGGCCTTCATCGAGAAGCTGGACGCTCAGTCTCTCAACCTCTCCCAAGATGAGTTTGAGCGCCACATGTTGGGTCACGCCTCGCCCCGACGCAGCGGCTCGGAGGACGGACGGCCGGACGGCGGTCCCGGAGTCAGCGGTGCCGCCGGCCCGGTCCTGGCCCGGCTCAGCCACAACCTGCAGATGCTGTCGGGTCTGAGCGCCCGGCAGGAGGCCGTGACGGCGGCAGCGCTCGGCCTGCGGGCCGACCTCCTGACCTGGACCGACGGCGTCCGGCGGGATGTCCGCCACATCCTGGACAGGTATCCTCTGGACACCAAGGCCTCCAAGGCTTCCGCCATCGACGCCAACAACGTGGACGGCGAGAACCTGCCGGCGCCCATCAAGCCCCGCATGTTCGTCGGCTAG
- the LOC116728315 gene encoding E3 ubiquitin-protein ligase TTC3-like isoform X1 — MPDLSKMSDSDSDSDWGFHRNRKFLKSHGDIKINLSERVFSQWGSIPLQTKKEGTQRMRVCVFWFPTLLQPDISKTFTWAAEVGLINEETSEMLDVENLRRIQVVEMILLHLEVASLDRDSSRHVFIFCNMLHQHCSPEILEEAVRWLETLGDGFRREQLLCLGGFPNCYTTFGFIFSEYAKFMREMSNNLDATMRALKAPPDESSAMESEAMKILGNEKFQAQQYAEALKFYTNAIKCYPDNHILYGNRALCYIKQKEYLKAAGDGKRAVLIDPLWAKGHYRYCEALFCLGAMDLALEANSTARWLCRENPEGLRDLDQQFLKFRPEPPPGTDPTPFYQLGAELPQRPHSFKVGLVKKIPQPTKTGGKNNLTRSLAAKVSESRLFCFYSLRFHFRF; from the exons ATGCCAG ACTTGAGCAAAATGTCGGATTCAGACTCGGACAGCGATTGGGGTTTCCACCGCAACAGGAAGTTTCTG AAATCTCACGGGGACATCAAAATAAACCTTTCAG agAGAGTGTTCAGCCAGTGGGGCTCCATCCCCCTACAGACCAAGAAGGAAGGCACTCAGCGGATGAGAGTTTGCGTCTTCTGGTTTCCCACGCTGCTGCAGCCAGACATCTCCAAGACCTTCACTTGGGCCGCAGAAGTTGGCTTAATCAACGAAGA GACAAGTGAAATGCTGGATGTGGAGAACCTCCGCAGGATTCAGGTGGTTGAAATGATTCTGCTGCACCTGGAAGTGGCAAGT TTGGACAGGGATTCCTCCAGACacgttttcattttttgcaacATGTTGCATCAG CACTGCTCTCCAGAGATCCTGGAGGAAGCGGTGCGCTGGCTGGAGACGCTGGGCGATGGGTTCAGACGGGAGCAGCTGCTCTGCCTGGGAGGATTCCCCAACTGCTACACAACATTCGGCTTCATCTTCTCAGAGT atgCCAAGTTTATGCGGGAGATGAGCAACAACCTGGACGCTACGATGAGGGCCCTGAAGGCACCGCCTGATGAGTCGTCTGCAATG GAAAGTGAAGCGATGAAGATCCTTGGGAACGAGAAGTTTCAGGCCCAGCAGTACGCAGAAGCTCTGAAGTTTTACACCAACGCCATCAAATGCTA TCCTGATAATCACATCCTGTATGGGAACAGAGCGCTGTGCTACATCAAGCAGAAGGAATATCT AAAAGCAGCAGGAGATGGAAAACGTGCCGTTCTGATCGACCCGCTCTGGGCGAAG GGCCACTATCGGTACTGCGAGGCGCTGTTCTGTCTTGGGGCCATGGACCTGGCGTTGGAGGCCAACAGCACCGCCCGGTGGCTGTGCAGAGAAAACCCGGAGGGACTCAGAGATCTGGACCAGCAGTTCCTGAAGTTCAGGCCGGAGCCGCCGCCTGGTACCGATCCAACTCCTTTCTATCAGCTGGGAG CTGAGCTGCCGCAGAGGCCTCACAG ctttaaggttgGGCTGGTGAAGAAAATCCCTCAGCCGACAAAAACAGGCGGTAAAAACAATCTGACCAGGAGTTTAGCTGCGAAGGTGAGTGAGTCacgtttgttttgcttttacagCCTCAGGTTTCATTTTAGGTTTTAG